Below is a window of Indicator indicator isolate 239-I01 chromosome 9, UM_Iind_1.1, whole genome shotgun sequence DNA.
CTAAATAAGGTGAGAGAACAGATAGATACTGAGACGAGCAATTGAAAGGTCAAGGAAATAAGAATGCCAAACTGTGGATATAACTTGTTGGtccattatttttaaagcagtctTGAATCAATCTGTCTCCTTCAGTGCTGTCAAGGTAATCATGTTTGACAGGGTATGATTTTGTACACGTTACTTTAGAACAGCCTTCAACACGTGACCACCTGAACTGTGTCAGTGAATCTTTGCATAAGGATATGGCCCAAATTCACAGTTGTGCATGCAAAAGAAGTAGTGGAGCAGTTGCACATATAAATTCCTTAACGCTTTCTTCTCAATTTCACAAGAACAATTTTCAAGTGGATGAGATAAAAAAGAGATTAATAGGGACTGTGGCAGTGTTCACTGTGCACTGATTTATTCTGGATGATTATGGTGTTCTAAACAAAAGGATTTCTGAGATAAAGTAAATTCTGTAACAGCAAAAGAAACTGACTTGCTTCCTTTCAAATCAATCCAGTCAAAGTGGTTGTTGGGAGCAGCAGACCAGACAGGATTAAAACAAGTTCAAGAAGTTAAACTATCAGGTTTTCCATGTTTTTCTTCAAGACAATCCTATCACTAAAACCTCAGGTGTTAAAAAACAAGGCACATTACACTTGTCTATAGACTTCCACATTTTTAACCTGCAGGCCCTGGAGCATGTCAATGCTCGGCTTCTTGAGCTGTACCCTGACGATGAAGAACGGTTTGATATTGTCCTGATGACTAATAACCATGCCCAAGTGGGCGTGAGACTGATAAACAGCATCAATCACTATGGTAAGTGAAATAAATCCTACGTTGTAGAAACTGCTTGCTGTTacataataaaattaattaattttattttttctgttctggGCTTGGTAAAAGCAGCCTCTTTAATATGACACCCATTTTTCAGAGGATTGCATTTATTTTTGGGTGTCAGCATAATGGTAGTGTAAAACAGAATTGTGTTCAGAGCTCTGGATTTCATTTGTCAGCTGTGAATCTTAATTTCTGAGAAGCCCTTAGACTTCTAGAATTTGTTATTTATGCCCTCCCATACATACACCTTTACAGCAGTTATTCAGCTGTCTTAGAGGGATTTCTGTTAAAAATTCTCAAGGGCTGACCAAACATATTTAAAGTTGTCTAACTTGTTGAAATTACAGtagacacatttttattttgtaagttTCCTCTCAGCTGTGGGCTAGTGTACCTTTTCACAGGTTCCTTCTACAGGTTTGTCGTGTCAAGGCAGAGTCATACATTGTGCTCTTCTTACTTTAGGCTTAACAATTGAACGCTTCTGTATGACGGGAGGAAAAAGCCCTATTGGTTACCTGACTGCGTATCTTACCAACTTGTACCTCTCAGCAGATTCTGAAAAAGTGCAAGAAGCGATAGAAGCAGGTTTGAATTGACTCTTTGCTGTTATCTCTCCATTGAGCTTGTTAAAAAATGAATGTATTGTGTGCCTTTCACAGAAAATAATGCTGCTTCATCAAGTGCAGAAAGTCATGAATTTATATGCTGCAAAATTATCACATATTTTTACTTAACCAAATAAAATCAGGTTAATTCTCTGTATTGGTCTTCTCTGAACATTCAGCCTGACAACTTCATCACCCATGCTACAGGAAATGAACTCCCATGCATACCTACTCACCTCTATTCAACTTCTGCTTGAGTAGAGTCATCTGTTTGATATGActtaaaccaaaaaaagaaaaaacccaaacaatttgtGCATTTTGTAAGGAGCTAAAAAATAGCAAATAGTTGATTTAATGGTCATGTTGGAATTGCCTGCTTTGTCTCATTTGCAGCACACCTCAGAGACAGTTTTTGTATACTCTTATGTGGAAGTGTCTAAGAAGTTCTGCAAATGGAAGAGATTCCATATATAAATGTTACAGAACAGCCATTAGAAATTAGCTTTAGTGATTGTTTCTACTCACTGTATATAAAGGTCACTACAAATAAATTGTTGGAACCAATTGACAGTTTAATGAATGACTTAGCAGGACAGGCTAACTGAGGTTTTCTGGTCCATTTCCAGGCATCGCATCAGCTACAATGTTCactgccaacaaagatgttccTTACTCGGATACACAGTTGAGAGTGGCATTTGATGGGGATGCAGTTCTCTTTTCTGATGAATCAGAACAGATTGTCAAAGAGCAAGGATTAGACAGATTTTTTGAACATGAACAGCTGAATGAAAATAAGCCTCTTGCACAGGTTTGTCCTTTGAATCAGTGAGTTCAAAACATCTgttaattttcatttcagtttccctAGTGTTTGTGTATTCTTTAAAATGCATGTTTGACATAAAAAGCCCACCATCGAAGTTCTGTCACCAGATCTCACACTTCACTAAGAGaacttgcaccaggggaagtttagattggattttagaaggaagtttttcactgaaagggttatcaaacactggagaaggcttcccagggaggtagttgaatcaCTGTtgctggaggtatttaaaagaagcATAGATGGTGGTGCTAAAAGCTTTGCACCAcacctggtagagttagataatggttggacttcactttaaaggtcttttccaaccaaaatgattctatgattctgtaaggcAGTGATTTACAGTTGTGTTTTACTTGTATCattagaaaaaggaaaggttGCTACTgatttctttgggtttggggttttttgtttggttttggtttttggtttggtttgttgtttaaCGTAAGTAATGTTATTTTCAAACACTAGGATATTCTGGTTATTGAAACAGGATAATATCTGTGCATAATTCCAAGCAGGACTGTGCCATTTGTCTAAAAAACAAGTATTTTAATACTAGCTTAAACTGAAAGATCAATTCTGTTGTTTAAAATGGTGTAAACTCAAAATCTAATTTATGGAAGTACTGGACAGTGAAATATATCATAGTTTGGCCCAAAGTATTACTTCCTTTAATCAGAGTGTAATCATCATATTGTCATCAATTGGAAAGTTCAGTCACGTATGTGTAATTGGGTCTTTTACTGGtttttgcacagaaaaaaaaatgcagctcatGGTTCATAGTAAAAAGAATTAAGTGTTTTAAAGAACATTAAAGACTGTAGTTATACTTCATATTGCAAAAGATGCTGTAAGCCTTAGTGAGAATCAGTTTCATACCAATTATTGAATTTCTAGTGAGACTGCAGGCCCGTTTGGACACATTATACAGAGAATTTGCTGAGTAGCATAGCATTAGGGAAGGAATTCTCTATGTAACAGCAATCTAGAAGACAATAAAAGAATTATTTTGGGAGCTATGGACAAATACTAAATATGCTTCTGGTATTTCATCTTCAGGGTCCTTTGAAAGGTTTTCTGGAAGACCTAGGGAAACTCCAGAAGAAGTTTTATGCAAAAAATGAACGATTAAATTGTCCCATAAGGACCTTCCTGGTCACAGCCAGAAGTGCGGCGAGCTCTGGAGCCAGAGTGCTGAAGACTCTTCGTAGCTGGGGCCTGGAAATTGATGAGGCACTTTTCCTagcaggagctcctaaaggacCAATCCTGGTGAAAATCCGCCCTCACATATTCTTTGATGACCAGATGTTTCACGTTGAAGGAGCACAGAAATTAGGCACCATAGCTGCGCATGTTCCCTATGGCGTTGCACAAAAATACCACAAATCTGCGTAACATGACAGCATCGTTAGCAATAATGTTCTTAATTCAGCCAGCCTCTAATGTACAATTACCTATGTCTGAAAATGTCTACATTTGTATATTGTAAgcactgtgtttaaaaaaattaccttcTGGGTAGAACagcttttaaatgaaatatttttcatatagGTAAGATTTTAACAGAGTTATTTATTAGCATTTTTAAGCAGTTTAGGTTTTTTACTTCTCTGGATCTAACACTGTGTTTTTGTTATTGGGGAAAGATTTGTACTGATTTTATAACTTGAGATGTATTTTGAGAGACAGAAG
It encodes the following:
- the NT5C1B gene encoding cytosolic 5'-nucleotidase 1B, with translation MSGSGPEAPQPSDAEEIRLQEAEQDWAAAKAFYDNLVSKRPRPPKPQHAITVAVSSRALFDLVEERRIYEEQGVEKYVEYQQNNENVTLKPGPAFYFVKALEHVNARLLELYPDDEERFDIVLMTNNHAQVGVRLINSINHYGLTIERFCMTGGKSPIGYLTAYLTNLYLSADSEKVQEAIEAGIASATMFTANKDVPYSDTQLRVAFDGDAVLFSDESEQIVKEQGLDRFFEHEQLNENKPLAQGPLKGFLEDLGKLQKKFYAKNERLNCPIRTFLVTARSAASSGARVLKTLRSWGLEIDEALFLAGAPKGPILVKIRPHIFFDDQMFHVEGAQKLGTIAAHVPYGVAQKYHKSA